Within the Candidatus Sulfotelmatobacter sp. genome, the region GCCGCGGCAGTCGAACTGCTCGTGCTCCATGCGCGAATGCTTGCCGAAGAAGAAGCGGGGCGGCGTGAGCACCGTCCCGGCGTAGCGGACTTCCATCAGCACCTCCGCCGTCCTCATCACGCGCGCGGGTCCCGATGACGAGGAGGCACGCGCGCCGAGCGCGCCGTAGCCGAACCCGTGAGGCGGCGATGAGGACCCTGCGGACCGCGCGGCTGACCCTGGCCCCGGCCGAGGCGCAGAATGCGCGCGAGTTGTGGGAGGTGCTCAACGCGCCGGATCTGCGCAAGTTCCAGGACATTCCGCGCGTGCGCGCCGAGGAGTTCGAGCGCCAGGTCCGAGCGCGCCCGAAGGCGCTGCGCGCGAGCGCGAGCGGGCGCTTCGAATGGATCGTGCGCGCGGGCGAGCCGCCGGTCGCCGTCGGGTGGGTCTCGCTGCGGGTCAACGACCGCTCCCCGCGGGTCGGCGAGGTCGGCTACAGTCTGGTGCGCGAAGCGCGCGGATTCGGCTACGCCAGCGAGGCGTTGGGCGCGGTGGTCGACGAGGGCTTCAGCGCCGGCGAGTTGGACGAGATCCAGGCCTGCATCGTGCCGGACAACGTCGCCTCACGCGCCGTGCTCGACCGGACCGGCTTCCGCGAGGAACGGCTGCTGCGCGGCGGCGCCGTCATCCGCGGGCGCCACGTCGACGTGCTCTTGTTCACGCTGCCGCGCGGCCTCTGGGACCGTGCGCGCCGCGAAGCGTTCACGGTCTCCGAGGCCAACGGCGGCTGAGCTAACCCAGCCCGCAGAGGTCGATGGCGAGCCCGACCAACCCGTCGAGCGTCCCGTCGGCGACGTTCCCCTCGATCGCGGCGTCCCGGGCCAAGGCCACCACGATCGCGACCAGCGCGTACGCGGCGAAGCGGGCCGAGGACAGGGTCGCGATCCCGGAGTGCTGCAGCGCCTCGAGGTAGTGGGCCACGTCGTCGACGGCCGCGTCGACCGCCTTGGAGCGGGCTTTGGCGACGGTCTCGTCGGCGTTCGAGAAGACGTACCACGCGCGCACCAGGCCGCGGTGGCTCAGGGCGTCGGCGGCGACGTCGCGGATCCAGGCCGCCACGCGTTCGCGCTCC harbors:
- a CDS encoding GNAT family protein, whose protein sequence is MRTLRTARLTLAPAEAQNARELWEVLNAPDLRKFQDIPRVRAEEFERQVRARPKALRASASGRFEWIVRAGEPPVAVGWVSLRVNDRSPRVGEVGYSLVREARGFGYASEALGAVVDEGFSAGELDEIQACIVPDNVASRAVLDRTGFREERLLRGGAVIRGRHVDVLLFTLPRGLWDRARREAFTVSEANGG